A genome region from Eremothecium gossypii ATCC 10895 chromosome VII, complete sequence includes the following:
- the TMT1 gene encoding trans-aconitate 3-methyltransferase (Syntenic homolog of Saccharomyces cerevisiae YER175C (TMT1)), with amino-acid sequence MAAFSDSDYNSTGYSDYRPRYPGTWYSRIKEYHSGARGLVVDVGCGPGTATFQLRENLPFKRVVGVDVSTAMVERARQTAREKVVTDAGRVEFVVSTADNFSFLNGAKADMITAAQCVHWLDWERFQLAAADNLRAGGTLAIWDYTDPSIVGYPELDPLMKEFIYGESHLGPHWEQPGTRMLKQLLRNLHFDEKLFDDIYVCRESTDDALRGTAGRTPLHVEKTMTLEQMNSYLSTWSAFHSWRKQDPAGSIAAKSAFFQFIFSKTSMSWSSEVCLTWNSVGILARRR; translated from the coding sequence ATGGCAGCTTTCTCTGATTCCGACTACAATTCGACGGGGTATTCAGATTATCGTCCACGCTACCCGGGGACATGGTACTCGCGGATAAAAGAGTACCATAGCGGTGCCAGGGGGTTGGTTGTGGATGTGGGGTGCGGGCCTGGGACAGCCACGTTCCAGTTGCGTGAAAATCTGCCCTTCAAGCGGGTAGTGGGGGTGGACGTGTCGACCGCGATGGtcgagcgcgcgcggcaGACCGCACGGGAAAAAGTGGTCACTGATGCGGGCCGCGTGGAGTTCGTTGTATCCACTGCCGACAACTTCAGCTTCCTCAACGGTGCCAAGGCAGATATGATCACTGCTGCACAATGCGTTCACTGGCTGGACTGGGAGCGCTTTCAGCTCGCTGCAGCCGACAACCTGCGAGCGGGAGGCACGCTAGCCATCTGGGACTACACCGACCCGTCCATAGTGGGGTATCCCGAGCTGGATCCGCTGATGAAGGAGTTCATTTACGGGGAATCTCATCTTGGGCCCCACTGGGAGCAGCCGGGCACTCGTATGCTGAAGCAGTTGCTGAGAAACCTGCATTTCGACGAGAAGCTCTTTGACGATATTTATGTGTGCCGCGAGTCGACCGACGATGCTCTGCGCGGGACTGCTGGACGGACGCCCCTGCATGTGGAGAAGACAATGACGCTGGAGCAAATGAACAGCTACCTGTCGACGTGGAGCGCTTTCCACTCCTGGAGGAAGCAGGACCCCGCAGGTAGTATCGCCGCGAAGTCTGCGTTTTTCCAATTCATATTCTCAAAGACCTCTATGTCCTGGTCCTCTGAAGTATGCCTGACCTGGAATAGTGTCGGGATCCTGGCCAGAAGGCGCTAG
- the ECM32 gene encoding RNA helicase (Syntenic homolog of Saccharomyces cerevisiae YER176W (ECM32)), giving the protein MRDARTHSHQDNPPDVINDGPHDCDSTWCRSGLLSIDGETPPSGVENLELIDRPLERKPLLLDPFATYNTWNSDLRTIAAAPRGKAAGDEDEATEITPTPSPNANGKAAGDEDEATEITPTPSPNENGKATSKKGKAAAKTPTPPPNANGKATSKKGKAAAKTHTPPPNSNGKATSKKGKAAAKTPAPPPNANGKATSKKGKAAAKTHTLPPNANGKATSKKGKAAAKTPISPPNANGKAGSDNPLRLPVNGQIVDKSAASAANKPVGASSDSQSAGMAHKPVGASSDSQSAGMAHPMPVPSNDYLTQPSKNDVAPTPLISYVRRLATSMYHELVLEYGLVTAVKLEQDDSKLSTFRLHIQPEQLTSKSDKKAYFFTLSQPVILALSEDERLFTYIFKYETCAVTDMEILHLRLYRWAPSTKLYIASLLHPKVVLCTAQENRIFRAMQTICDTGAFSQLLLKATLPNPNPPADDLIIEDFGKLNESQEAAYAYFHANRISLIKGPPGTGKTAVIVEIIKRTVKLETGCPVLCTAGSNVAVDNIAERLLGDPTVRPVRICAGARIEQYPDEHPLAPICLHTHILKQLPPQYQKLYLLWAKGDVDNDSPGFHEMVLIANRVSYDIVSDANVLLATNISAGNRSIRKLPEVPTVIMDEATQATEASTLVPLALAGIQKLVLVGDEKQLPPFALSRNPKTSLFNRVVTRSPAEDLQFLKIQYRMHPAICEFPNMQFYDNRLRNGVTPEDRSWLGVQEPVVFIDIPSSAERRGQAAASQDMSWCNLAEADFVCATLRKLVSKKHVPPSQIGVITPYVAQRDAIASRLARDTTLAAHVTMHEVADPDSKQLMVASVDAFQGHERAFIIFSCVRSNSDGQLGFVSDRRRMNVALTRARNGLIVVGHADTLAKGSKIWRAYITYLRSRDLVRTSLAGY; this is encoded by the coding sequence ATGCGTGACGCCAGAACTCACAGTCATCAGGACAACCCACCAGACGTTATTAACGATGGGCCGCATGACTGTGATTCTACATGGTGTCGATCAGGCCTGCTGAGTATAGACGGGGAAACGCCACCTTCAGGAGTTGAGAATTTGGAGCTTATAGATAGGCCTCTGGAGAGGAAGCCCTTGCTCCTGGACCCCTTCGCTACATATAATACTTGGAATTCTGATCTGAGAACTATTGCTGCTGCACCTCGCGGGAAGGCTGCGGGCGATGAGGATGAAGCAACTGAGATAACGCCCACTCCATCTCCAAATGCAAACGGGAAGGCTGCCGGCGATGAGGATGAAGCAACTGAGATAACGCCCACTCCATCTCCAAATGAAAACGGGAAGGCTACGAGCAAGAAGGGTAAAGCAGCTGCGAAAACGCCCACTCCGCCACCAAATGCAAACGGGAAGGCTACGAGCAAGAAGGGTAAAGCAGCTGCGAAAACGCACACTCCGCCTCCAAATTCAAACGGGAAGGCTACGAGCAAGAAGGGTAAAGCAGCTGCGAAAACGCCCGCTCCGCCTCCAAATGCAAACGGGAAGGCTACGAGCAAGAAGGGTAAAGCAGCTGCGAAAACGCACACTCTGCCTCCAAATGCAAACGGGAAGGCTACGAGCAAGAAGGGTAAAGCAGCTGCGAAAACGCCCATTTCACCTCCAAATGCAAACGGGAAGGCTGGAAGCGACAATCCTCTGCGGTTGCCTGTCAACGGACAGATCGTGGATAAGAGTGCCGCCAGTGCCGCGAACAAGCCCGTCGGGGCGTCGTCTGATTCACAATCTGCTGGCATGGCACACAAGCCCGTCGGGGCGTCGTCTGATTCACAATCTGCTGGCATGGCACACCCCATGCCTGTGCCATCAAACGATTACCTTACCCAGCCATCAAAGAACGACGTAGCACCTACACCTCTGATTTCATATGTACGCCGCCTGGCAACATCAATGTACCACGAATTGGTGCTTGAATATGGCTTGGTAACTGCAGTGAAGCTGGAGCAAGACGACAGTAAACTTTCTACATTTAGACTGCATATTCAGCCGGAGCAACTAACTTCCAAATCCGACAAAAAAGCTTACTTTTTTACTCTGTCACAACCGGTGATCCTTGCACTAAGCGAAGACGAGCGTTTGTTCACATATATCTTCAAGTATGAGACCTGTGCTGTTACCGATATGGAGATTCTGCATCTGAGGTTATATCGGTGGGCTCCATCAACGAAGCTCTACATAGCATCGTTGTTGCATCCCAAAGTAGTACTATGTACTGCACAGGAGAACCGTATCTTCAGGGCTATGCAAACAATATGTGACACCGGCGCATTCAGTCAATTGCTTTTGAAAGCAACCCTTCCCAATCCCAATCCTCCAGCAGACGATCTTATCATCGAAGACTTTGGCAAACTCAACGAATCTCAGGAAGCTGCCTATGCATATTTTCATGCGAACCGTATTTCCTTAATTAAAGGCCCCCCCGGGACCGGGAAAACGGCGGTTATCGTCGAGATCATCAAGAGGACCGTCAAGTTGGAGACCGGCTGCCCTGTGCTTTGCACAGCGGGGTCAAACGTAGCGGTGGATAACATAGCTGAAAGGCTTCTTGGTGACCCCACCGTGCGGCCTGTGAGGATTTGTGCGGGCGCTAGGATAGAACAATACCCAGATGAACATCCGCTGGCGCCCATATGCCTGCATACACATATACTTAAACAGCTCCCGCCACAGTATCAAAAATTATACCTTTTATGGGCCAAAGGGGATGTCGATAATGATTCGCCTGGCTTCCATGAGATGGTATTAATAGCTAATAGGGTGTCTTACGATATCGTGTCGGATGCCAATGTGCTCCTCGCGACGAACATCTCTGCTGGAAATAGGTCGATAAGAAAACTCCCCGAAGTGCCTACGGTGATCATGGACGAGGCGACACAGGCCACCGAGGCGAGTACGCTCGTGCCGCTGGCGCTCGCGGGCATCCAAAAACTTGTCCTCGTAGGCGACGAGAAGCAACTCCCTCCGTTTGCCTTATCTCGAAATCCCAAGACCTCGCTGTTCAATCGTGTCGTCACGAGGTCACCAGCAGAAGACCTGCAGTTTCTTAAGATCCAGTACCGCATGCATCCAGCCATCTGCGAGTTCCCCAACATGCAATTTTATGACAACCGCCTGCGAAACGGTGTCACGCCCGAGGACCGCAGCTGGCTCGGCGTGCAGGAACCTGTGGTCTTTATCGACATTCCAAGCTCGGCCGAGCGCCGCGGGCAGGCAGCCGCGTCGCAGGACATGTCGTGGTGCAACCTTGCGGAGGCCGACTTCGTCTGCGCTACCCTGCGCAAGCTCGTCAGCAAGAAGCATGTGCCGCCCAGCCAGATCGGCGTCATCACCCCTTACGTTGCCCAGCGCGACGCCATTGCCTCGCGGCTCGCACGTGACACTACGCTAGCCGCGCACGTGACCATGCACGAGGTGGCCGACCCCGACAGCAAGCAGCTGATGGTCGCGTCGGTCGACGCCTTCCAGGGCCACGAGCGCGCGTTCATCATCTTCTCTTGTGTTCGCAGCAACTCGGACGGCCAGCTGGGCTTCGTTAGCGACAGGCGCCGCATGAATGTCGCGCTGACGCGCGCGCGAAACGGCCTGATCGTGGTCGGCCACGCGGATACACTCGCTAAGGGATCAAAGATCTGGCGTGCATATATAACGTATCTGCGCTCACGCGACCTGGTGCGGACTTCTTTAGCCGGCTACTAA
- the GRX4 gene encoding monothiol glutaredoxin GRX4 (Syntenic homolog of Saccharomyces cerevisiae YER174C (GRX4) and YDR098C (GRX3)), with product MTVIDITSKDQFTQQTTVAAGSKLVALYFHTAWAEPCKAMSAVFSAVSEEPAHKDVLFLAIDADEHAEISELFEVAAVPYFVLIKEGAIVKEISGSDPKDFVSALNEYTAGSNSTGAAATASAPAEEYGEEETEEQLQERLKKLTSAAPVMLFMKGTPSEPKCGFSRQMVGILREHQVRFGFFDILKDESVRQGLKTFSDWPTFPQLYINGEFQGGLDIIKESLEEDPEFFQNTLSS from the coding sequence ATGACAGTCATCGATATCACATCCAAGGACCAGTTCACGCAACAGACTACGGTGGCTGCCGGCTCTAAGCTTGTGGCGCTGTACTTCCACACAGCCTGGGCCGAGCCATGCAAGGCCATGAGCGCCGTGTTTTCTGCTGTGAGTGAGGAACCGGCGCACAAAGATGTCCTATTCCTTGCGATTGATGCAGACGAGCATGCGGAAATCTCTGAGCTGTTTGAGGTGGCGGCGGTTCCGTACTTCGTCTTGATCAAGGAGGGGGCCATCGTAAAAGAGATTTCTGGGTCGGACCCCAAAGACTTCGTCAGCGCATTAAATGAATACACCGCCGGTAGCAACTCCACAGGCGCTGCCGCCACTGCATCTGCACCTGCTGAAGAGTATGGTGAGGAGGAAACAGAGGAACAACTACAGGAACGGCTCAAGAAGCTGACCAGCGCTGCTCCTGTAATGTTATTCATGAAAGGAACACCATCTGAACCGAAATGTGGTTTCTCCAGGCAGATGGTTGGTATCTTACGTGAGCACCAAGTGAGGTTTGGCTTTTTTGACATTCTTAAGGACGAGAGTGTGAGACAGGGGCTGAAGACGTTTTCAGATTGGCCCACGTTCCCGCAATTGTACATCAATGGTGAGTTCCAAGGTGGCCTAGATATCATCAAGGAGTCCTTGGAGGAAGACCCTGAGTTTTTCCAAAACACTCTAAGCTCCTGA